Proteins encoded in a region of the Brevundimonas vesicularis genome:
- the rnr gene encoding ribonuclease R, which translates to MTKSSKRPPAGLPDKDTLVAFLREAGSAEKTDIARHFGLKGGDRRALREMIRELEAEGRLGKRGRKGFSEAGALPPVGVADVIERDGDGELYVRLVEASPDAPRAILMPDKSKAAPGLGDRVLVKFQRGAEGWEARLIKKLDVGTNRVLGVIRKSARETRVEPVDRRSKDVLVVPQAQSGDLRDGDLVLAAIEKGDQRYGPKRGKILEHIGKEDDPRAASLIAIHAHGVPTGFSEAVEREAEDQALPTLKGREDLREVPFITIDPADARDHDDAVYAARDEDPKNEGGWIVWVAIADVAAYVRPGSQLDREARDKGNSTYFPDRVEPMLPEVLSNGLCSLKEGENRACLAVRMVFDKDGRKTEHRFVRGLMRSHAKLSYEQAQAAIDGQPDDTTGPIMEAILYPLWNAYHAMLKGRLKRSPLQIESAERRIRMAPDGGIASIEKRASLEAHRLIEEMMIQANVCAAETLEQKKTPLIYRVHDTPSQEKIFNLADFLSTIGKPWNKGEPGTTKRFNKLLDETRNTEHADVVNEVVLRSQMQAIYSPENIGHFGLNLDRYAHFTSPIRRYSDLIVHRGLIRALNLGKDGLTDREIAELPAIAEGVTMTERRSMAAERDAMDRYIAAYLEEHVGATFAGRITGVTRFGLFIRLEDTGADGLVPVSTLGSEYFTHDDRAHALVGERTGKRFTLGRMVEVKLREATPVTGGLVFEMLSEPEPRDPNAPAPRYGIRGRGGDGPPMRGKNRPGGPKPRNGSKPSGGLKGVRKGKRK; encoded by the coding sequence ATGACCAAATCATCCAAGAGGCCGCCCGCCGGTCTCCCCGACAAAGACACCCTCGTCGCCTTTCTGCGCGAGGCCGGATCGGCCGAGAAGACCGACATCGCGCGCCATTTCGGGCTGAAAGGCGGTGACCGCAGGGCCTTGCGGGAAATGATCCGCGAACTGGAAGCCGAAGGGCGACTGGGCAAACGCGGTCGCAAAGGCTTTTCCGAAGCCGGCGCCCTGCCCCCCGTCGGCGTCGCCGATGTGATCGAGCGCGACGGCGACGGCGAACTGTATGTTCGCCTGGTCGAGGCCAGTCCCGACGCCCCGCGCGCCATTCTGATGCCCGACAAGTCAAAGGCCGCCCCTGGCCTAGGCGACCGCGTGCTGGTGAAGTTCCAGCGCGGCGCGGAGGGTTGGGAAGCCCGGCTGATCAAGAAGCTGGACGTGGGGACCAACCGCGTCCTGGGCGTGATCCGCAAGTCAGCGCGCGAAACCCGTGTCGAGCCGGTCGATCGTCGCTCCAAGGACGTGCTGGTGGTGCCCCAGGCCCAATCCGGCGACCTGCGCGACGGCGACCTGGTTCTGGCCGCCATTGAAAAAGGCGACCAACGCTATGGTCCCAAGCGCGGCAAGATCCTTGAGCACATCGGCAAGGAGGATGATCCCCGCGCCGCCTCCCTGATCGCCATCCACGCCCACGGCGTCCCGACGGGCTTCTCCGAAGCGGTCGAACGCGAGGCCGAGGATCAGGCCCTGCCGACTCTGAAGGGGCGCGAGGACCTGCGCGAGGTCCCCTTCATCACCATCGACCCCGCCGATGCGCGCGACCACGACGACGCCGTCTATGCGGCGCGCGACGAGGATCCGAAAAATGAAGGCGGGTGGATCGTCTGGGTCGCCATCGCCGACGTCGCCGCCTACGTCCGCCCCGGCAGCCAGCTGGACCGCGAGGCGCGCGACAAGGGCAACTCGACCTATTTCCCCGATCGGGTCGAGCCGATGCTGCCGGAGGTGTTGTCGAACGGTCTGTGTAGCCTGAAGGAGGGCGAGAACCGCGCCTGTCTTGCCGTGCGGATGGTCTTCGACAAGGACGGCCGAAAGACCGAACATAGGTTCGTGCGCGGTTTGATGCGGTCGCACGCCAAGCTCAGCTACGAGCAGGCGCAGGCCGCCATCGATGGACAACCGGACGACACGACCGGCCCGATCATGGAGGCGATCCTCTATCCGCTGTGGAACGCTTATCACGCCATGCTGAAGGGCCGGCTGAAGCGCAGCCCGCTGCAGATCGAGTCGGCCGAACGCCGCATCCGCATGGCGCCCGATGGCGGCATCGCCTCCATCGAAAAGCGCGCTTCGCTGGAGGCGCACCGGCTGATCGAAGAGATGATGATCCAGGCCAACGTCTGCGCCGCCGAAACGCTGGAGCAGAAGAAGACGCCGCTGATCTACCGCGTGCACGACACACCCAGCCAGGAGAAGATCTTCAACCTGGCCGACTTCCTGTCGACTATCGGCAAGCCCTGGAACAAGGGCGAGCCCGGCACGACCAAGCGGTTCAACAAACTGCTGGACGAGACCCGCAACACCGAACACGCCGATGTCGTCAACGAGGTGGTCCTGCGCAGCCAGATGCAGGCGATCTACAGCCCCGAGAATATCGGCCACTTCGGCCTGAACCTGGATCGCTACGCCCACTTCACCTCGCCGATCCGGCGTTATTCCGACCTGATCGTCCACCGCGGCCTGATCCGGGCGCTGAATCTGGGCAAGGACGGACTGACCGACCGCGAGATCGCCGAACTGCCGGCCATCGCCGAGGGCGTGACCATGACCGAGCGCAGGTCGATGGCCGCCGAGCGCGACGCAATGGATCGCTATATCGCCGCCTATCTGGAAGAGCACGTCGGCGCGACCTTCGCCGGGCGGATCACCGGCGTGACGCGGTTCGGCCTGTTCATTCGTCTGGAGGACACGGGCGCGGACGGCCTGGTGCCCGTCTCCACGCTCGGCAGCGAATACTTCACCCACGACGACCGCGCCCACGCCCTTGTCGGCGAACGCACGGGTAAACGCTTCACCCTGGGCCGCATGGTGGAGGTCAAGCTGCGCGAGGCGACCCCCGTCACGG
- a CDS encoding pyridoxal-phosphate dependent enzyme: MSLTAPALSATVSSPLDLIGKTPMVEVTKIDTGPCRLLLKLESQNPGGSIKDRIAISMLDAAEREGFLKEGGTIVEATAGNTGLALTLVGRARGYKVLLVIPDKMSKEKIQHLRAMGADVRLTRSDVPHGHPEYYTDMAERLAQGIPGGFYVNQFANAANAEAHVKTTGPEIWEQTGGDIDAFVAGIGSGGTITGTAQFLKSVGSKAQIILADPVGSTLAGIVNDGVPGPEGSYTVEGIGQNFVPDTADMSLIDKAYSIPDAEAIATARELLLKEGILAGSSSGTLIASALRWCREQTEPKTCVTFVCDTGAKYLSKVYNDAWLADQGLGERELHGDLSDLINRKYEKGDVVVAGPGDTLDTAFKRMKGADVSQLPIIEDGRLVGILDESDLIRIMNTDEITRKERFAKPVASAMTRDLDTLQVNEPLDALIPVFDRDRVAIVLDGERFVGLITRTDLINHLSLNR; this comes from the coding sequence ATGTCCCTGACCGCCCCCGCCCTGAGCGCGACCGTCTCGTCGCCGCTGGATCTGATCGGCAAGACGCCGATGGTGGAGGTGACGAAGATCGACACCGGCCCGTGCCGCCTGCTGCTGAAGCTGGAGTCCCAGAACCCCGGCGGTTCGATCAAGGACCGGATCGCCATCTCCATGCTGGACGCCGCCGAGCGCGAAGGCTTCCTGAAGGAAGGCGGCACCATCGTGGAGGCGACGGCGGGCAACACCGGCCTGGCGTTGACGCTGGTCGGTCGGGCCCGGGGGTATAAGGTGCTTCTGGTCATTCCGGACAAGATGTCCAAGGAAAAGATTCAGCATCTCAGGGCGATGGGCGCCGATGTTCGTCTGACGCGTTCGGACGTCCCGCATGGCCATCCGGAATATTACACAGACATGGCCGAGCGTCTGGCCCAGGGCATTCCCGGCGGCTTCTATGTCAACCAGTTCGCCAACGCCGCTAACGCCGAGGCCCATGTGAAGACGACGGGCCCCGAAATCTGGGAGCAGACGGGCGGCGACATCGACGCCTTCGTCGCCGGCATCGGCTCGGGCGGCACGATCACCGGCACGGCGCAGTTTCTGAAGAGCGTTGGCTCGAAGGCCCAGATCATCCTGGCGGATCCCGTCGGCTCGACCCTCGCCGGCATCGTCAACGACGGCGTGCCGGGGCCGGAAGGCAGCTACACCGTCGAGGGAATCGGCCAGAACTTCGTGCCCGACACGGCGGACATGAGCCTGATCGACAAGGCCTATTCGATCCCCGACGCCGAGGCGATCGCCACAGCGCGCGAGCTGCTGCTGAAGGAAGGCATCCTGGCTGGCTCGTCGTCCGGCACCCTGATCGCCTCAGCCCTGCGCTGGTGCCGCGAGCAGACCGAGCCGAAGACCTGCGTCACCTTCGTCTGCGACACCGGGGCCAAGTACCTGTCCAAGGTCTACAACGACGCCTGGCTGGCGGATCAGGGCCTGGGCGAGCGCGAGCTGCATGGCGACCTGTCGGACCTGATCAACCGCAAATACGAGAAGGGCGATGTCGTCGTCGCCGGGCCGGGCGACACCCTGGACACTGCCTTCAAGCGCATGAAGGGCGCCGACGTATCGCAACTGCCGATCATCGAAGACGGCCGGCTGGTCGGGATCCTGGACGAAAGCGACCTGATCCGCATCATGAACACCGACGAGATCACGCGAAAGGAGCGGTTCGCCAAGCCGGTGGCTTCGGCCATGACCCGCGATCTGGACACGCTTCAGGTTAATGAGCCTCTGGACGCTCTGATCCCTGTCTTCGACCGCGACCGCGTGGCCATCGTGCTGGACGGCGAGCGGTTCGTCGGCCTGATCACCCGCACCGACCTGATCAACCACCTCAGCCTGAACCGGTAA
- a CDS encoding cystathionine gamma-synthase: MSDKKNSQGFSTRAIHAGQHPDPTTGAVMTPIYATSTYAQESPGVNKGYEYARGKNPTREAFEACIADLEGGTHGFGFGSGMAATSTALELLDAGDHIVTGDDLYGGSWRLFERVRRRTMGLDFAYVDLSDISAVEAAITPKTKMLWVETPTNPLMKLADIAALSKVAKAHGLLLIVDNTFATPFCQQPLSLGADVVMHSATKYLNGHSDIIGGVLVTADAELATRIKFLQNSVGGIMGPFDAFLANRGLKTLALRMKAHCENALTIARWLETRAGIAKVIYPGLIAHPQHELAARQMHGGFGGMVTVILEGDLERTKRVLERVQVFTLAESLGGVESLVNHPAIMTHASVPKEVREAGGVTDNLIRLSVGVENVEDLIADLDQALG; encoded by the coding sequence ATGAGCGACAAGAAGAATAGCCAGGGCTTTTCGACCCGCGCCATCCATGCGGGCCAACATCCTGACCCGACGACGGGCGCGGTGATGACGCCGATCTACGCCACCTCGACCTACGCCCAGGAAAGCCCGGGCGTGAACAAGGGTTATGAGTATGCGCGGGGCAAGAACCCGACGCGCGAGGCGTTCGAGGCCTGTATCGCGGACCTGGAGGGCGGCACGCACGGGTTCGGCTTCGGCTCGGGCATGGCGGCGACCTCGACGGCGCTGGAGTTGCTGGATGCGGGCGATCACATCGTCACCGGCGACGACCTGTACGGCGGCTCATGGCGACTGTTCGAGAGGGTGCGCAGGCGAACCATGGGACTGGACTTCGCCTATGTGGACCTGAGCGACATCTCGGCGGTCGAGGCGGCGATCACCCCGAAGACCAAGATGCTGTGGGTCGAGACCCCGACCAATCCCCTGATGAAGCTGGCCGACATCGCCGCCCTGTCGAAGGTGGCCAAGGCGCATGGGCTGCTTCTGATCGTGGACAACACCTTCGCCACGCCGTTCTGCCAGCAGCCGCTGAGCCTAGGGGCGGACGTGGTGATGCACTCAGCGACCAAATACCTGAACGGCCATTCGGACATTATCGGCGGAGTGCTGGTGACGGCCGACGCCGAGCTGGCGACGCGGATCAAGTTTCTGCAGAACTCGGTCGGCGGCATCATGGGGCCGTTCGACGCCTTCCTTGCCAACCGGGGCTTGAAGACCCTGGCGCTGCGGATGAAGGCGCACTGTGAGAACGCGCTGACCATCGCACGCTGGCTGGAGACGCGCGCGGGGATCGCCAAGGTGATCTATCCCGGCCTGATCGCCCACCCGCAACATGAGCTGGCCGCACGCCAGATGCACGGCGGGTTCGGCGGGATGGTGACGGTGATCCTGGAAGGCGATCTGGAGCGCACCAAGCGGGTGCTGGAACGGGTTCAGGTCTTCACCCTGGCGGAATCGTTAGGCGGGGTTGAAAGCCTGGTGAACCACCCGGCCATCATGACCCACGCCAGCGTGCCCAAAGAGGTTCGCGAGGCGGGCGGCGTGACCGACAACCTGATCCGGCTGTCGGTCGGGGTCGAGAATGTCGAGGACCTGATCGCAGATCTGGATCAGGCCTTGGGCTGA